Below is a genomic region from Granulicella sibirica.
GTCATGATGCTCCTTTCCCTATTTATCCCGCAAGATGAACCCGTCATTCGCACCATTGAACGCGACTGGCACCAGGACATTCTCGTCATGCTCCGCGACCGCCTCCCCAAGGTGGTCGTCGCCCTCATCTTCCTCTTCATCCTTCAGCGCGTCGTGCATTTCTTCGTCAAGCGCATGCAGCATCTCGCCGACCGCAACACCAGCAACCTCCATCGCGCCGCCCAGCTCCGCACCGTGGCCTCCATCGTCCGAGCCACCTCCTACGGCATCCTTGGAGTCTTTGCCTTCCTGCAGATTCTCGTCCTCTTCAACATCTCCTATACCGGCCTTCTCGCTCCCGCAGCCACCCTCGGTGTCGGCATCGGCCTCGGTGCGCAAAGCCTCTTCAAGGACATCATCAACGGCGTATTCATCCTCATCGAAGACCAGTACAACGTCGGCGAAGTCGTTAAGATCGCCGCCCTCCAAGGCACCGTCGAAAGCCTCACCCTCCGTGCCACCACCCTCCGCGACGGCGACGGAACCGTCTACATCGTCCCCAACTCCCAGGTCGCCACCGTCGCCAACCTCTCCCGCGACTACTCCGTCGCCACTCTCAGCATCTCCGTCGACGCCTCCGCCAACCCCGACAACGTCATGGAGGTCCTCAACCGCCTCGCCGAAGCCATCAAATCCGACGCCGCCTTCGCCAGCGTCATCCTCTCCAATCCGGCCGTCCTCGGCGTCAACGACATCAAGGGCCGCGAGGTCATCTACCCCATCAACTTCCGCGTACGCGCCAACCAGAAAGACGGCGTCCTCCGCGAACTACGCCGTCGCATCATCCTCGAGTTCGAAAAGCAAGGCATCCCTCTCGGTGTCTCCGCCGACATGCTCGTCATGCAGCGCAAGGTCGACCCCACCGCCCCACCCGCACCCCCATCCATCGGTGTCTGATGAACAAACATCGATGCCTCCCGAAACCACCAGGAGGCATCGATGCTAAACCGCAAGCCTACTGCTCCAGCGGTGCAGAAGCCCCCCAAAGCGCAGTCGACCCAGCCACCGCGCTCGAAGCCCCCCACAGCGCCGTCGACCCGTTGACGTCTGAAGCGCCCCAGAGCGCGGTCGCCGCCTCAGGCGTCCCGGCGCCCCATAGAGCCGTCGCGCCCCAGAGAGCCGTGAAGGCCTCCGGATCGTCCGCGCCCCAAAGTGCAGTCGCCCCCCACAGGGCCGTCGAAGCCCCGTTGGGCACATCGAACGCGTCCGCTCCATAGACATTGCTCGCACCCCAAAGAGCTGTAGCCCCCCAAAGCGCCGTCTGGTCCGTCACCAGCGTCACCCCGTTCGAGGGGTCATACGTCGCGACAGGAGACATCGCCGTCCCCGCCGGCACGGTCGCCGCATTCGCCAACGCATCCGTCAGCGTAGCCGCCACATCCAGGTACCCCGCGCCAATCGTGAACGGATCGTAGTGCGCGTTGTACGTCGTCCCCGACGCCGGATCGGTCACGCTGCTGCTCTGCGGAAAGTAGCTCTTGTTCGAGTCCCGCATCAGCAATGCCTTCACCTGGTCAGGATGCAGCGATGGCTGCGCCTGCAGCAGAAGCGCCACCGCCCCACTCGCAACCCCCGTCGCCATGCTCGTGCCGCTCAACGGAAAGTAAGTCGTGGATGCCTTCTTCACATCTCCATTCGTCATGTAAAACGAGTTCAGCGTGACGAACGTCGGGTTATTCACCGCAAGCGGATCGTTCGGGAATTGAAGACTCGTCACCAGATTCCCCGGCGCGACGATATCCGGCTTCGTGAAGTGATCGATGAACGTCGGCCCCTTCGAGCTGTAGCTCGCGATCAGGTCGTCGGTCATCGCCGCCGTCGCCATCGTCCGCATCGCCCCAACCGTCAGCACGTAAGGATCGTTGCCCGGGGCCTCGACTGTCCCATAGCCCTCTGGATTGAGCGCAAGATCGCGGCCGTTGTTCCCCGCGGCCGCGACAACCACAATCCCCGCCTTCCACGCCTGCTCGACAGCCAGGCAAAGTGGGTCCTGCGCATAGCTCTCCCAGATCGGACGTCCCAGCGAGAGATTGATCACCCGGATATTGAACATGTTCTTCAACGCAATCGCCCGCTCGATCGCCGCAATCACCGACGAGTCGCTTCCCGAGCCCGTCGCATCCAGCACCTTCAGGTTGATCAGGTTGGCATTCGGGGCCGCCCCGGAGAACGTGCGGTAATACTTCTTCCCCGTCGAGTCCGTCCCGTTCCCCGCGATCAGCCCGGCGACATGCGTCCCGTGGCCATATTCATCGAACACGCTCGAATCACCCGGCACAAAGCTCTGGCTGTAAAGGATGCGGTACCCCACCGTCAGCCCGCCGACCTTCCCGGTCAGATCGTCCACCGGGTTGATCCCGCTGTCGATCACCGCGACGCCGATGCCCGTTCCGTCATACCCCTTCGCCCACACCAGCGGAGCATTGATCGGCTCGGTCGTATACTCAGCGGCTGTCACCGACACCTGCCGCGCACTCAGGCGTCGATCACGCGACACGTAGGCGACGTTTGGGTCGTTCGTTAGATCCTCAAGAGCGGTGGCCGGTACATTGGCACTGACGGCATGGATGGAGTGCAACGTCTTGCTGAGCAGTCCGCCTCGGGCCGTGATCGCACTGCCTTGCGTCGTAGTGGGATCCTGCACATAGCGGATGATGACGGGAACCGTCGAACCTGGCGCGGATTCGGTCAGATCCTTGGAGAGTTTCGGGTTATGCGGGGCCGGGGGAGCAGCAAAAGCGTGGACCTGCAGGCAGGCGAAAAGACCCAGCGTAGGGCTGAGGAAGCGAAACAAGTGCTTCATGGGGTGAGACTCCCGAATGTTGGTAAACGCACGTCTCTGCGTGCTTCCTGAACATCATGCAGGCTAACGAACGCGCCCACCATCTCTCCAGATCTCCTCCTGACCTTCTCAGGGGGCTATGCCTCTTGTCTGGCATAGCCTACTCCCGCGGAGGAATCTCTGCGTCTGGAAACACCACCCTATTCCCCGAATTAAAAAATAACTACGCATCAAAAGTTGTACTGAACACACCGGACCTCCTGCCGATACACGGCAATTCGACCTTGTTCGATCGAGATAGGTCCGAAGCACAACGCAATCTATCCCCGGGGTCCACTACCGGACACCATCCTCCGTATCCGGACAGACGCCCCGCCCAACGAAGGAAGCCGGAACGGCTTTGCTTGAACTTGAGTACGTTTCATTGGCCAACAACATGCAAAGGATGTGCCATGACCGCTCTGTTTCGTGACCTGAGAATCGCCGTCCGTCACCTCCTCAAAGCTCCGGGCTTTACCGCGACCGCCGTCCTCATGCTCGCGTTCGGTATCGGCGCCACCACGGCCATCTTCTCGATCGTCGAAGGCGTTCTCCTCCGTCCGCTTCCCTTCGCCGAACCCGGCCGGCTCATGGTCCTCTCCGACATCATCGAAGGGACCCATGTCAGCGCATCCAATGAGGTCGGCGTCACCGCGCCCGACATTGTCGACTATGCCGGAGGTACCCATAGCTTTGCCGCGCTTGGCGGTTACAACGAAACCACCTTCGAGCTCTCCGCTGGAGCTGACCCAGCCGTCGTCCACGGAGCCTGGCTCACTCCCGGCGTCTTCCCCACCCTCGCCGTCCAGCCCATCCTGGGCCGCGTCTTTACCCAACAGGAGGACGAGCAGCACCAGCAGGTCGCCGTCCTCAGTTACTCCACCTGGCAGAGCCGCTTCCACGCCAGTACAAACATCATCGGCCAGAAGATCCTCCTCGACCGTAAGCCCTACGTCGTCATCGGCGTCATGCCTCGCACCTTCGAGTTTCCCCTCGCCACCGGCCACCTCAACCGCACCGAAGTCTGGGTTCCCACCAGCTTCACCGCCCAGCAGCTTAAGAACAACATCGGCAACTGGAGCTACCACATGGTCGGCCGGCTCAAACCCGGTGTCACCCCGGCGCAAGCCACTACCGACGCCACCGCGACCGCAGCCGAAATCATGCGGAGCTATCCCGCCTTCCTGTCCAGCTTCCACATCCACCCGGTCGTCCGTCCTCTTCAGGAGGAGACCATCGAAGAGGCCCGCCCGCTCATCCGCACGCTCTTCTTCGCCGTAGCCGTCGTCCTCCTCATCGCCTGCGCCAACCTCGCCGGTCTTCTCCTCGTCCGCGCCATCCGCCGCCGCCGCGAGATGGCCGTCCGCCTCGCCCTCGGAGCCACGGCCGCAACCCTCCTCCGCCAGGCCATGCTCGAAAGCCTTGTCCTCAGCATCGCCGGAGGTCTTCTCGGTCTCACCCTCGCCTCGGCGGCCCTGCGCGCCGGCATAGCTTTCCTCCCCGAATCCCTGCCCCGTATCGGTGAAATTGCCCTTGACGGCCATGTGGTCGCGTTCGCCCTCACGCTCGCCATCCTGACCGGCATCCTCTGTGGGATCGCCCCCGCCTTCTCCGCGGCAAACGCAAGCGTCAATGAAGCTCTGAAGGAAGGTGGTCGCACCGGAACCTCCGGGGGCAGCCATGCCCGCCTCCGCTCCACCCTCGTGGTCGCCGAGATCGCTATCGCCATGGTCCTCTTGGCCGCCTCCGGGCTCCTCCTCCGCAGCTTTGAGCGCATGCGCGCCAGGTAGACCTCGGCTTCCGTCCCGACCATACGCTCACTGCCTCGTTCAACCTCCCGGAAAAGCAGTACGCCACCCAGGCAGCCGTCGACTCTTTCAACCGCGAACTCCAGCGCCGCCTCCTCGCAACTCCCGGAGTCACCAACGCCGGCATCTCCAACTACCTGCCCGCCTCAGGCGACGGAGGAAGCACTCAGGGCTTTCTGCCCGAAGGCTACGTAGCTCCCCAGGGCACAACCCTCGACCTCGCCACGAGCGTCCGCGTCGAGGGCGACTACTTCCGAGCCATGGGTATCCCGCTCCTTCGCGGACGCTTCCTCAACCAGGACGACCGCCTCGACTCTCAGCTCGTGGTCGTCATCAACCATCGCATCGCCGAGCAGTCCTGGCCGGGGCAGAACCCTGTCGGCAAGCGTCTCCGCATTGGCTCCGAGAGCATGAAGACCCCATGGCTGACCGTGGTCGGCGAAGTCGCCGACGCGAAAAACGCGGGCCCCGACGAGCCAACGAAACAGCAGTTCTACATTCCCCTCTCGCAGGAAGAGCCCAGCAAAGGACAGCGGAAGACCGCCGGCGACGTAGACGGAAACTTTGGCTACATCGCGATCCGCACCTCCATCCCACCCGAGCAAATGGAGAACGTCCTCCGCGCCGCCGTCCGCGAGATCGACCCGCAGCTTCCCCTCGACCAGGTCCAGACCATGGAGCATGTCGTAGCCGCCAGCGAAGCCCCCCGCTCCTTCAACACGGCCCTCATCTCCGCCTTCGCCGCCGCCGCCGTGCTCCTCGCCATCCTCGGCATCTACAGCGTCATCGCCTTCTCGGTAGCCCTCCGCATGCAGGAGATCGCGATCCGCATGGCGCTCGGTTCCCAACGAGTCGGCATCGTCCGGCTCATCCTCAGCTCCGGAGCAAAGCTGGCCGTCATCGGCTGCGCCATCGGCCTCGTCGGAGCCCTCTTCGCCTCCCGCCTCTTAGGCTCGATGCTCTTCGAAGTAAGCGCCTTCGACCCCCTCGTCCTCAC
It encodes:
- a CDS encoding S8 family peptidase, with the protein product MKHLFRFLSPTLGLFACLQVHAFAAPPAPHNPKLSKDLTESAPGSTVPVIIRYVQDPTTTQGSAITARGGLLSKTLHSIHAVSANVPATALEDLTNDPNVAYVSRDRRLSARQVSVTAAEYTTEPINAPLVWAKGYDGTGIGVAVIDSGINPVDDLTGKVGGLTVGYRILYSQSFVPGDSSVFDEYGHGTHVAGLIAGNGTDSTGKKYYRTFSGAAPNANLINLKVLDATGSGSDSSVIAAIERAIALKNMFNIRVINLSLGRPIWESYAQDPLCLAVEQAWKAGIVVVAAAGNNGRDLALNPEGYGTVEAPGNDPYVLTVGAMRTMATAAMTDDLIASYSSKGPTFIDHFTKPDIVAPGNLVTSLQFPNDPLAVNNPTFVTLNSFYMTNGDVKKASTTYFPLSGTSMATGVASGAVALLLQAQPSLHPDQVKALLMRDSNKSYFPQSSSVTDPASGTTYNAHYDPFTIGAGYLDVAATLTDALANAATVPAGTAMSPVATYDPSNGVTLVTDQTALWGATALWGASNVYGADAFDVPNGASTALWGATALWGADDPEAFTALWGATALWGAGTPEAATALWGASDVNGSTALWGASSAVAGSTALWGASAPLEQ
- a CDS encoding mechanosensitive ion channel family protein produces the protein MMLLSLFIPQDEPVIRTIERDWHQDILVMLRDRLPKVVVALIFLFILQRVVHFFVKRMQHLADRNTSNLHRAAQLRTVASIVRATSYGILGVFAFLQILVLFNISYTGLLAPAATLGVGIGLGAQSLFKDIINGVFILIEDQYNVGEVVKIAALQGTVESLTLRATTLRDGDGTVYIVPNSQVATVANLSRDYSVATLSISVDASANPDNVMEVLNRLAEAIKSDAAFASVILSNPAVLGVNDIKGREVIYPINFRVRANQKDGVLRELRRRIILEFEKQGIPLGVSADMLVMQRKVDPTAPPAPPSIGV
- a CDS encoding ABC transporter permease; translation: MTALFRDLRIAVRHLLKAPGFTATAVLMLAFGIGATTAIFSIVEGVLLRPLPFAEPGRLMVLSDIIEGTHVSASNEVGVTAPDIVDYAGGTHSFAALGGYNETTFELSAGADPAVVHGAWLTPGVFPTLAVQPILGRVFTQQEDEQHQQVAVLSYSTWQSRFHASTNIIGQKILLDRKPYVVIGVMPRTFEFPLATGHLNRTEVWVPTSFTAQQLKNNIGNWSYHMVGRLKPGVTPAQATTDATATAAEIMRSYPAFLSSFHIHPVVRPLQEETIEEARPLIRTLFFAVAVVLLIACANLAGLLLVRAIRRRREMAVRLALGATAATLLRQAMLESLVLSIAGGLLGLTLASAALRAGIAFLPESLPRIGEIALDGHVVAFALTLAILTGILCGIAPAFSAANASVNEALKEGGRTGTSGGSHARLRSTLVVAEIAIAMVLLAASGLLLRSFERMRAR
- a CDS encoding FtsX-like permease family protein, encoding MGIPLLRGRFLNQDDRLDSQLVVVINHRIAEQSWPGQNPVGKRLRIGSESMKTPWLTVVGEVADAKNAGPDEPTKQQFYIPLSQEEPSKGQRKTAGDVDGNFGYIAIRTSIPPEQMENVLRAAVREIDPQLPLDQVQTMEHVVAASEAPRSFNTALISAFAAAAVLLAILGIYSVIAFSVALRMQEIAIRMALGSQRVGIVRLILSSGAKLAVIGCAIGLVGALFASRLLGSMLFEVSAFDPLVLTAATLSVLLLALGATFLPARRAAAMDPITTLRAE